The bacterium region GAGGTTGGCGTTGCCGCACCGCTCGCCGATGCCGTTGACGGTGCCCTGAACGTGCACGGCCCCGGCCCTGACCGCTACGATCGCGTTGGCGACTCCCACCTCGCCGTCGTTGTGCGTATGGATGCCGAGCGGCCCATCGATCGCCGCCCGCGCAGCCTCGAGGCCTGCGCGAATCTCAAACGGCAGGCATCCGCCGTTGGTGTCGCAGAGGACGACGACGTCGGCCCCGCCGGATCGGGCGGCGGCCAGGGTCGCGCGCGCATAGTCCGGGTTGGCTTTCCAGCCATCGAAATAGTGCTCGGCATCGTAGACGACCTCGACACCCCGGGCCTTAAGATACCGCACCGAGTCTTCGATCATCCGCAGGTTTTCGTCGAGCGTGGTGCGCAGCGCTTCCCGCACGTGCAGATCCCACGTCTTCCCGAACACGGCGGCAGTGGGGGTGCCGGCCGCCAGCATCATCTGGAGATTCTCGTCCTGCTCCGGTGCGATCCCCGCGCGGCGCGTGCTCCCGAACGCGGTGATCCGCGCGTGCCGCCACGAGCGGACGGCGGCCTGCGCGAAGAATTCCAGGTCTTTCGGGTTGCTGCCCGGCCAGCCGCCTTCGATATAATCGACGCCAAAGTCGTCCAACCGCTCCGCGATCGCGAGCTTGTCCTGGGCCGACAGGGTAATCCCGGCGCCCTGGGTGCCGTCCCGGAGGGTGGTGTCGTAGAGGGCGATGCGCACGGCGGCCACGGGCTAGCTGTAGACGTTGGTCATCCAGTGCTGGCGCTCATGGATAATCTTGTTGACGGCGGCGAGGTACGCCTTCGCGCTCGCCTCCAGGACGTCGGTGCTCGTCCCACGCCCGATAAAGAGTCCGTCCCCGTCACGCACCTTGACCGTCGCTTCACCGATGGCATCGGTCCCCCCGGTGGCGGCCTTGATCGCGTAGTCCGCCAGGGACGGGCTCAGGCCGACGATCTTGTTGATGGCGTTGTACATCGCATCCACCGGACCGTCTCCGGTGGCTTCCTGGGTAAACAGCTCCCGACCCCGGGTCAGCGTGATCGACGCCATCGGGGGGAGTGTGCTGCTCGTGGAGATGTGAAAGGACTTCAATCCGAAGGTATGCGGCGTCCCCCGCAGCTCGCCTTCGACCAGCGCCAGGATGTCGTCGGTCGTGACCTGCTTCTTCTTGTCACAGAGCGCCTTGAACTCCTCAAACGCGCGCTGCAGGTCGACATCAGACAGCCGCACCCCGTTGCTTTCCAGGAGGTTCTTGAAGGCGTGGCGGCCAGAGTGCTTACCGAGCACGAGCTTGTTGCTGGGGATGCCGATCGCCTCCGGGGTCATGATCTCATACGTCTCACGGTTGGCCAGGACGCCGTGCTGATGGATCCCGGCCTCGTGGGCGAAGGCGTTGTCGCCGACCACGGCCTTGTTGGGCTGGACGGGAATGCCGGTGATCGCGCTGATGAGGCGGCTCGTGCGATAGATCTTCGTCGTGTCGACGGACGTCTCGAGCTTGTAGTGGTTCCGGCGAGTGTGGAGCGCCATCACGAGCTCCTCGAGCGACGCGTTGCCGGCGCGCTCGCCGATCCCATTCATCGTGCACTCGATCTGGCGGGCGCCCACCTGCACCGCCGCCAGGGAGTTGGCCACCGCCAGTCCGAGATCATCGTGGCAGTGGACGCTCCAGATGACTTTGTCGCTGTTGGGGACGCGCTCCATGAGCGTCCGGAGCAAGGACGCGTACTCCTCGGGGGAGGCGTAGCCCACGGTATCGGGGACGTTGATCGTCGTCGCGCCGGCCTTGATCGCGCCCTCGAACACGCGGCACAGAAACTCCTGATCCGACCGGCTGGCGTCCTCCGCGGAGAACTCGACGTCGTCCGCAAACCGCCGCGCGTATCGCACCGCTTCGACCGACGCCTCATACACCTGGTCGGGAGTCATCCGGAGCTTGTGCTCCATGTGAATCGGAGACGTGGCGATGAACGTATGGATCCGGGGGCGCGCGGCCTCCCGCACTCCCTCGACGACCGCGTCGATGTCCTGGCGATTCGCTCGGGCCAGCCCGGCGATCGTGGCCTCCCGCACCTCGCGCGCGATCAATTGAACGCCCTCGAGGTCACCCTTGCTGCTGATGGGAAACCCGGCTTCGATGATGTCCACGCGCAGCGCTTCGAGCGCCCGGGCGACCTCGAGCTTCTCCTCGGTATTCATCGTGAACCCGGGAGATTGCTCGCCGTCCCGCAAGGTGGTGTCGAAGATCCGAATCCGCTCCATGGCCTGCTCCTCCTGCGTCGTTCGGTGCGTCCCGCGAGCCTGCTTACCGCTTGGCCTTCGCTTCGGTTTTCCTCCCGGCGGGCCGCGGCGCGTTGCCGTCGCGCCGCAACCACGGCATCATGGCCCGCAGGTGGCGCCCGATCTCCTCGATGGGATGCTCGGCCTCCTGGCGGTATCGGGCATTGAACACGGGCCGGCCGGCCTCGTTTTCGAGGATCCATTCCTTGGCAAAGACGCCGGTTTGGATCTCGGCGAGAATCCGCCGCATCTCCGCGCGGGTCTCCTCGGTGATGATCCGGGACCCCCGCGTGAAATCCCCGTACTTCGCGGTATTGCTCACCGAATACCGCATCAACCCCAGCCCACCCTCATAGATGAGGTCCACGATGAGCTTCATCTCATGGAGGCACTCGAAGTAGGCGATCTCCGGGGCGTAGCCGGCCTGCACGAGCGTCTCGAACCCCGCCTTGATCAGCTCCGTGATTCCCCCGCAGAGGACGGTCTGTTCTCCGAACAGATCGCTCTCGGTTTCCTCCCGGAACGTCGTCTCGATCACGCCGGCGCGCAGGCTGCCGATCCCGTGGGCGTAGGCGAGCGCCAGGGCCTTGGCCTTCCCGGTGAAATCCTGGTGCACGGCCAGCAGCGAGGGGACCCCCCTCCCCTCGACATACATCCGGCGGAGCAGGTGCCCCGGGCTCTTCGGCGCGATCATGAACACGTCGGCGTCGGCCGGCGGCACGATCTGATTGAAATGGATGCTGAAACCGTGGGAAACGCCGATCGCCTTGCCGCCCGTCAGGTGAGGCAGGATCTCCTCGCGGAAGACCCGCGCCTGAATCTCATCCGGGATGAGGATCTGGATGATGTCGGACTGGGCGGCCGCCTGCGGCACGGTCGTGACCTCGAGGCCATCTTGGGCCGCGAGCTCCCAGGACCGGCTGCCTTTGTACAGGCCGACCACCACCGAGACCCCGCTGTCCCGCAGGTTTTGGGCCTGCGCGTGCCCCTGACTCCCGTAGCCGATCACGGCCACGCGCTTGCCGCGGAGAAGGTTCAGGTTGGCGTCCTGCTCGTAGTACACCTTGGCCGGCATTCGTGCGGGCCTCCTTAGGTGGGCTGGGTACCCCGGACCAGCGTCACCTGGCCGGTTCGCACCATCTCCCGAATCCCGTACTTTTGCACCAGCGACAGGATCGCGTCGATCTTGTCCGACCGCCCGGTCACTTCCAGAGTCATCGTCTTCTCGGTCAAGTCGACGACGTTCGCCCGAAAAACGTTGCAGATCTCCATGATCTCCATTCGCGTCGCCGGTGTGGCGTTGAGCTTGATCAACGCCAGTTCCCGATCGACGGTGCTGAACCCGGTGACATCGTTGACCTTGATGACCTCGATGAGCTTATTGAGCTGCTTGATGATCTGTTCAAGGACCTCGGGCTCGCCGTCCACGGCGATGATCATGCGGGAGACCGTGGGCTGCTCGGTCACCCCGACCGCCAGGCTGTGGATGTTGTAGCCTCGACGGCGGAAGAGACCCGACACCTTCGTCAGGACGCCGGGCGTGTTGTCGACCAGCACCGAGATGGTATGCTTCATCCTCCGCACCGGGACCGGCGCCCCGGTCAGCACGTCCAGCACCGACGTCCTCACGTTCCCTCGATGATCATCTCCTTGATGGATTGTCCAGACGGGATCATCGGGTAGCAGTTCTCGCCCGGATCGCACTGCACGTCGACGACGCACGGCCGGTCGGTGACCTCTAGCGACCGCTCGATCGCCGGGGCGACCTCTTCCGGCCGGTGGACCGCGATGCCGACCGCGCCGAACGCCTCGGCCACTTTGGCGAAATCAGGGTTCCGCAGCCAGACGTGCGAGTACCGCTCCCGGTAGAACAGCTGCTGCCACTGCCGGACCATGCCCAGGCATTTGTTGTTGATGATGTAGATCTTAATCGGGAGACCCCATTCCACCGCGGTCGCCAAATCCTGGAGCGTCATCTGGAACCCGCCGTCGCCCACGATCGCGCAGACGAGCGCATCAGGCCGCCCCATCTGCGCCCCCACTGCGGCCGGGAACCCGAACCCCATCGCGCCGAGGCCGCCGGAGGTGACCCACGTGCGGGGTTGTGTCGAAAGATAGAACTGGGCAGCCCACATCTGGTGCTGGCCGACATCGGTGACCACGATGGCCCGCCCCCCAGTCGCCCGGTAGATCGCGTCGATCGCAAACTGCGGCTTGATCGTGTCGCCCTCTTGGCGGTACCGGAGCGGGTGACGCTCCTTCCACTCGGCGATCTGCCGATGCCAGGCCTCGCAATCCGGCGGGGTCACCTGCGCGGCGAGTACACGGAGCGCCTCCCGGGCGTCTCCGACGATCGGGACGTGGGCCGGCTTGTTCTTGCCGATCTCCGCCGGGTCGATATCGATGTGAATGAACCTGGCCTGTGGCGCGAAGTCCTTGAGGCGGCCGGTCACTCGGTCGTCGAATCGCACGCCCACCGCGAGGATGATGTCGGCGGCGTTGATGGCGAAGTTGGCGTACGCGGTGCCGTGCATCCCGAGCATGCCAAGCGAGAGCGGATCCGTTT contains the following coding sequences:
- the ilvB gene encoding biosynthetic-type acetolactate synthase large subunit, with the translated sequence MARQTMPAAKQVAAGATKRMSGARALIECLDRAGVEVMFGHPGGAALPLYDALYDARQIRHVLVRHEQVAAHAAVGYHRVTGKVGVCMATSGPGATNLLTGITDAMMDSAGIVAITGQVSTLAIGTDAFQEADVMGMTMSITKHNCLVQTATDLPRMVLQCFLIAATGRPGPVLVDIPRDVAQTETEFEFPEQVTLRSGKVPPAVPSPNQIAAAAALLSQASRPIVYAGGGIISSNAAPELTAFARKARIPVTTTLMGKGGFPETDPLSLGMLGMHGTAYANFAINAADIILAVGVRFDDRVTGRLKDFAPQARFIHIDIDPAEIGKNKPAHVPIVGDAREALRVLAAQVTPPDCEAWHRQIAEWKERHPLRYRQEGDTIKPQFAIDAIYRATGGRAIVVTDVGQHQMWAAQFYLSTQPRTWVTSGGLGAMGFGFPAAVGAQMGRPDALVCAIVGDGGFQMTLQDLATAVEWGLPIKIYIINNKCLGMVRQWQQLFYRERYSHVWLRNPDFAKVAEAFGAVGIAVHRPEEVAPAIERSLEVTDRPCVVDVQCDPGENCYPMIPSGQSIKEMIIEGT
- the ilvC gene encoding ketol-acid reductoisomerase: MPAKVYYEQDANLNLLRGKRVAVIGYGSQGHAQAQNLRDSGVSVVVGLYKGSRSWELAAQDGLEVTTVPQAAAQSDIIQILIPDEIQARVFREEILPHLTGGKAIGVSHGFSIHFNQIVPPADADVFMIAPKSPGHLLRRMYVEGRGVPSLLAVHQDFTGKAKALALAYAHGIGSLRAGVIETTFREETESDLFGEQTVLCGGITELIKAGFETLVQAGYAPEIAYFECLHEMKLIVDLIYEGGLGLMRYSVSNTAKYGDFTRGSRIITEETRAEMRRILAEIQTGVFAKEWILENEAGRPVFNARYRQEAEHPIEEIGRHLRAMMPWLRRDGNAPRPAGRKTEAKAKR
- the ilvN gene encoding acetolactate synthase small subunit, with amino-acid sequence MKHTISVLVDNTPGVLTKVSGLFRRRGYNIHSLAVGVTEQPTVSRMIIAVDGEPEVLEQIIKQLNKLIEVIKVNDVTGFSTVDRELALIKLNATPATRMEIMEICNVFRANVVDLTEKTMTLEVTGRSDKIDAILSLVQKYGIREMVRTGQVTLVRGTQPT